One window of the Primulina eburnea isolate SZY01 chromosome 18, ASM2296580v1, whole genome shotgun sequence genome contains the following:
- the LOC140819531 gene encoding non-specific lipid transfer protein GPI-anchored 1-like, with protein MEVFAGAGFMKMDGVLVLLVLSMVVSAHAAADDTIATKCAPEFQKVTDCLPFVTAKADTPSKVCCNSVTEIKDRDPACLCFLIEQIHNGSNAALKTLGIQEARLLQLSSSCKLTNASISECPKLLNLDPKSPEAAIFTNASIATTTPSPSTPASSTTAGGGSSSGNWSKPQPVLMQLLVSILPIFSIFFFHEMSTFV; from the exons ATGGAGGTGTTTGCAGGAGCTGGATTCATGAAGATGGATGGGGTACTGGTGCTACTGGTATTGTCTATGGTGGTTTCTGCTCACGCCGCCGCCGATGACACGATTGCCACGAAGTGTGCTCCGGAGTTTCAGAAGGTGACCGACTGCTTGCCTTTTGTGACGGCCAAGGCGGACACTCCGAGCAAGGTGTGCTGCAACTCCGTGACGGAGATCAAGGACCGTGACCCCGCTTGCCTGTGTTTCTTGATAGAGCAGATTCATAACGGGTCCAACGCCGCCTTGAAGACCTTGGGCATCCAGGAGGCTCGCTTGCTTCAGTTGTCTTCTTCCTGTAAGCTCACCAACGCGAGCATCAGCGAATGCCCCA AGCTTCTGAACTTGGATCCGAAATCCCCCGAAGCTGCTATCTTCACCAACGCTTCCATCGCAACGACGACCCCAAGTCCATCGACACCTGCGTCATCGACAACTGCAGGTGGTGGGAGTTCCAGTGGAAACTGGAGCAAGCCTCAACCGGTTCTGATGCAGCTGCTGGTTTCCATACTACCCATCTTCTCCATCTTCTTCTTCCATGAAATGAGCACTTTTGTTTGA